The following are encoded in a window of Staphylococcus piscifermentans genomic DNA:
- a CDS encoding CcdC family protein gives MLYLVFSIGIAFIMGAVVIVVRMKAQQFPVNEKKLILPPIFMSTGALMFVVPYFRLNGMEIIEAIILGVLFSTVLIWTSHFEVKGSEIYMKRSKAFPIILISLLVIRTFIKVIVSNQIDPGQLAGMFFLLAFCMILPWRIAMLMKYKKLKKELIS, from the coding sequence GTGTTATATCTTGTATTTTCTATCGGTATAGCATTCATAATGGGCGCTGTTGTAATAGTCGTCAGAATGAAAGCACAACAATTTCCTGTTAATGAAAAGAAACTGATTTTACCACCTATATTCATGTCCACAGGGGCATTAATGTTCGTCGTTCCTTACTTTAGATTAAATGGTATGGAAATTATTGAAGCCATCATACTAGGTGTACTATTCTCCACAGTTCTGATCTGGACATCTCATTTCGAAGTAAAAGGTTCAGAGATTTATATGAAACGTTCGAAAGCATTCCCGATTATTTTAATATCTTTACTCGTTATCAGAACGTTTATTAAAGTAATTGTCAGCAATCAGATTGACCCTGGACAACTGGCCGGAATGTTCTTCCTACTTGCATTTTGCATGATTTTACCATGGCGAATTGCTATGTTGATGAAATATAAAAAGTTGAAAAAAGAACTTATAAGTTAA
- a CDS encoding YneF family protein produces MATWLAILLIVAALIIGLVGGFFLARKYMMDYLKKNPPINEEMLRMMMMQMGQKPSQKKINQMMTMMNKNMDQKMK; encoded by the coding sequence ATGGCAACTTGGTTAGCAATTCTTTTAATTGTTGCTGCACTTATCATCGGTTTAGTTGGTGGATTCTTCTTAGCAAGAAAATACATGATGGATTATCTTAAAAAGAACCCTCCTATTAATGAAGAAATGTTACGTATGATGATGATGCAAATGGGTCAAAAACCATCTCAAAAGAAAATCAATCAAATGATGACGATGATGAACAAAAATATGGATCAAAAAATGAAATAA
- the tkt gene encoding transketolase, whose product MFDKKDELAVNTIRALSIDAVEKANSGHPGLPMGAAPMAYTLWTRHLNFNPNSNEYFNRDRFILSAGHGSALLYSLLHVSGSLELEELKQFRQWDSKTPGHPEFRHTQGVEVTTGPLGQGFAMSVGMAMAENHLAGKFNKPDAEVVDHYTYVLASDGDLMEGISHEAASLAGHLQLDKLIALYDSNDISLDGDLDKAFSENIKERFEAYGWNHILVKDGNDLEEINNAIEEAKKQKGPSMIEVKTVIGYGSPNKSGTHGVHGAPLGDDERTLTLENYHLNPEKRFYVPDEVYDIFNETMLKRADENEAAWKKLVDKYSDEYPELAAEFKKAINGELPEDYKEYLPEFEVGSESATRADSGEVIQALSKHVPSFFGGSADLAGSNKSNVKDAVDYDRNTPEGKNVWFGVREFAMGAAVNGMAAHGGLNPYGATFFVFSDYLKPALRLSAIMGLNSTFIFTHDSIAVGEDGPTHEPIEQLAALRSLPNMNVIRPADGNETRVAWEVALETENTPTSLVLTRQNLPVLDVPKDTVEEGVRKGAYVVYESDAEPEYLLLATGSEVSLAVEAAKSFAESGKGIRVVSMPNWHAFEQQSKEYKDEILTPSITKRLAVEMGATLGWHKYVGLEGEVLGIDRFGASAPGGLVVEKYGFTKENVLKLLNNL is encoded by the coding sequence ATGTTCGACAAAAAAGATGAACTTGCAGTTAATACGATAAGAGCTTTAAGTATCGATGCAGTAGAAAAAGCGAATTCTGGTCATCCAGGATTGCCTATGGGTGCTGCGCCAATGGCATATACGCTTTGGACACGCCATTTGAATTTCAACCCTAATTCAAATGAATACTTTAATAGAGATAGATTCATTTTATCTGCAGGACATGGTTCTGCGTTGCTTTATAGCTTGCTTCATGTTTCTGGAAGTTTAGAATTAGAAGAACTGAAACAATTCAGACAGTGGGATTCTAAGACTCCAGGTCACCCTGAATTCAGACACACTCAAGGTGTAGAGGTAACTACTGGTCCTCTTGGACAAGGTTTTGCTATGTCTGTGGGAATGGCAATGGCTGAAAATCACTTGGCAGGTAAATTCAATAAACCGGATGCTGAAGTAGTAGACCATTACACTTATGTTTTAGCTTCTGATGGTGACTTGATGGAAGGTATTTCTCATGAAGCCGCTTCATTAGCAGGTCATTTGCAATTGGATAAATTAATTGCACTGTATGATTCAAATGATATTTCATTAGACGGTGACTTGGATAAAGCATTCTCTGAAAATATCAAAGAACGTTTCGAAGCGTATGGTTGGAATCATATCTTAGTTAAAGATGGTAATGATTTAGAAGAAATCAATAATGCTATTGAAGAAGCTAAGAAACAAAAAGGTCCTTCAATGATTGAAGTGAAAACAGTTATTGGCTACGGTTCACCTAATAAATCAGGTACGCATGGCGTACATGGTGCACCATTAGGTGATGATGAACGTACATTGACATTAGAAAATTATCACTTGAATCCTGAAAAACGTTTCTATGTACCAGATGAAGTATATGACATCTTCAATGAAACAATGTTAAAACGTGCTGACGAAAATGAAGCAGCATGGAAGAAATTAGTAGATAAATATTCTGATGAATATCCTGAACTTGCTGCAGAATTCAAAAAAGCGATTAATGGTGAATTGCCAGAAGACTACAAAGAATATTTACCAGAATTTGAAGTAGGCAGCGAAAGTGCTACACGTGCTGACTCAGGAGAAGTTATTCAAGCCTTGAGTAAACATGTTCCTTCATTCTTCGGCGGATCAGCTGACTTAGCAGGTTCAAACAAATCAAATGTTAAAGATGCAGTAGACTATGATCGCAATACACCAGAAGGTAAAAACGTTTGGTTTGGTGTACGTGAATTTGCAATGGGAGCTGCTGTAAACGGTATGGCTGCACATGGCGGCTTAAATCCATATGGCGCAACATTCTTTGTCTTCAGCGACTACTTGAAACCAGCGTTAAGATTATCAGCAATCATGGGCTTGAACTCAACATTTATCTTTACACATGATTCAATCGCTGTAGGTGAAGATGGACCTACTCATGAACCGATTGAACAATTAGCGGCCTTACGTTCATTACCGAATATGAATGTAATTCGTCCAGCTGACGGTAACGAAACACGTGTTGCTTGGGAAGTTGCATTAGAAACTGAAAATACACCAACATCATTAGTATTAACACGTCAAAACTTACCTGTTTTAGATGTACCGAAAGACACAGTTGAAGAAGGTGTACGTAAAGGTGCATATGTAGTTTACGAATCAGATGCTGAACCTGAATATCTATTGCTTGCTACTGGTTCTGAAGTGAGCTTAGCAGTTGAAGCAGCAAAATCATTTGCTGAAAGCGGCAAAGGTATTCGCGTCGTATCAATGCCTAACTGGCACGCATTTGAACAACAATCTAAAGAATATAAAGATGAAATTCTTACACCATCAATTACTAAACGCTTAGCTGTAGAAATGGGCGCAACACTAGGTTGGCATAAATATGTCGGCTTAGAAGGCGAAGTATTAGGTATCGATAGATTCGGTGCAAGTGCTCCAGGCGGCTTAGTCGTTGAAAAATATGGTTTCACAAAAGAAAATGTTCTTAAGTTATTGAACAATCTATAA
- a CDS encoding DUF896 domain-containing protein — protein sequence MSEEHKKTIKRINELSKKKKTEGLTKEEAKERAELHQKYLGTFREGFKQQLENTKVLDPEGNDVTPDKLKQVQRDQNKRN from the coding sequence GTGTCTGAAGAACATAAAAAAACGATTAAGAGAATCAATGAATTATCTAAAAAGAAAAAAACAGAGGGCTTAACAAAAGAAGAAGCAAAAGAAAGAGCAGAGCTTCATCAGAAATACCTCGGTACTTTCCGTGAAGGTTTCAAACAACAACTTGAGAATACGAAAGTCTTAGATCCAGAAGGCAATGATGTGACTCCTGATAAATTGAAACAAGTCCAACGTGATCAAAATAAAAGAAACTAA
- the sosA gene encoding DNA damage-induced cell division inhibitor SosA, giving the protein MIKKYQSTFLVYSAVLLTSFVLFSAFIVSANQTANKEQVYEMTDHTISAKAEQKAEQEGYVKSEGEQESKPVIAVAH; this is encoded by the coding sequence ATGATTAAGAAATACCAATCAACTTTTTTAGTATATTCAGCAGTGTTATTGACTTCTTTTGTATTGTTTTCAGCTTTTATTGTAAGTGCTAATCAAACTGCGAATAAAGAACAAGTGTACGAAATGACGGATCATACTATATCCGCTAAAGCAGAACAAAAAGCCGAACAAGAAGGTTATGTTAAAAGCGAAGGCGAACAAGAAAGTAAACCTGTGATTGCTGTGGCGCATTAA
- the lexA gene encoding transcriptional repressor LexA, producing MTELTKRQSEIYEYIKTVVHTKGYPPSVREIGEAVGLASSSTVHGHLSRLESKGYIRRDPTKPRAIEIVSDQLEESAEMEGTIHVPVIGKVTAGVPITAVENIEEYFPLPEHLTSTHNSDIFILNVVGDSMIEAGILDGDKVIVRSQTIAENGDIIVAMTEDDEATVKRFYKEKHRYRLQPENSTMEPIYLEQVTVLGKVVGLFREL from the coding sequence ATGACAGAACTAACGAAACGTCAAAGCGAAATTTATGAATATATTAAAACCGTAGTCCATACAAAAGGGTATCCGCCAAGCGTCAGAGAAATTGGCGAAGCGGTAGGTTTAGCTTCCAGCTCGACAGTACATGGCCACTTATCGAGATTAGAAAGTAAAGGTTATATCCGACGTGACCCTACTAAACCGAGAGCAATTGAAATAGTAAGCGATCAACTTGAAGAATCTGCTGAAATGGAAGGTACAATCCATGTTCCTGTTATTGGGAAAGTCACTGCAGGTGTTCCTATTACTGCAGTAGAAAATATCGAAGAATATTTCCCTCTTCCAGAACATCTTACTTCTACACATAATAGTGATATTTTCATTTTGAATGTAGTTGGAGATAGTATGATTGAAGCTGGCATACTTGATGGGGATAAAGTGATTGTACGCAGTCAAACAATTGCTGAAAACGGAGATATCATTGTAGCTATGACTGAAGATGATGAGGCAACAGTTAAACGTTTTTATAAAGAAAAACATCGTTACCGCTTGCAACCAGAAAATAGTACGATGGAGCCTATTTACTTAGAGCAAGTAACGGTTTTAGGTAAAGTAGTAGGTCTATTCAGAGAACTCTAA
- a CDS encoding CAP domain-containing protein → MPKIRRYFALITVFLLVALCVPIKETPWMLDLQEHARGKIQALAARENVTKEALKVPDKQDFAIRNIQMNMNKAQVEKQLGNPKRVTANEYGLQWYTYHNQYHSFIMVSYIDNKVNAIYTNQNIISSKSKIKYGTPQETVRSRMGKPLSTITKGNYRFELNNDEYDVFDKDNIYTTVFYDQHENNQVTGLMQVSNKMENRLSQQYGAPSSSLEKGFELQDFDLVNAQRVQKGKSVLNYSQPLSDTGRKHSEDMAEHHFFDHNNLKGESPFDRMKKDGIDYQNAGENLAYGQQSSIFAHEGLMNSEGHRKNILQTNFKNLGVGVSFNEERQPFWTEDYTS, encoded by the coding sequence GTGCCCAAAATTAGAAGATATTTTGCTCTGATAACAGTTTTCTTGCTCGTGGCTTTATGTGTGCCTATTAAAGAGACACCTTGGATGTTAGATTTGCAAGAGCACGCAAGAGGTAAGATCCAAGCTTTGGCTGCCAGAGAAAACGTGACTAAAGAAGCATTAAAGGTTCCTGATAAGCAAGACTTTGCAATTAGAAATATACAAATGAACATGAATAAGGCACAAGTTGAAAAGCAATTAGGCAATCCCAAAAGAGTAACTGCTAACGAATATGGCCTGCAGTGGTATACGTATCATAACCAATATCACTCATTTATTATGGTCAGCTATATTGATAATAAAGTGAATGCGATTTATACGAATCAAAATATAATTTCTTCTAAATCTAAGATTAAGTATGGTACACCGCAAGAGACTGTCAGATCAAGAATGGGTAAACCTCTGAGTACTATCACAAAAGGAAATTATCGTTTTGAACTAAACAATGATGAGTATGATGTATTTGATAAAGACAATATTTATACTACTGTGTTCTATGATCAACATGAAAATAACCAAGTTACAGGCTTAATGCAAGTGAGTAATAAAATGGAGAATCGATTATCCCAGCAATACGGTGCGCCATCTTCTTCACTTGAAAAAGGTTTCGAATTACAGGATTTCGATTTGGTAAATGCACAGCGTGTACAAAAAGGTAAATCTGTATTGAATTATAGCCAGCCATTATCAGATACCGGACGTAAACATAGCGAAGATATGGCTGAACATCATTTCTTCGATCACAACAACCTTAAAGGTGAGTCACCGTTCGACAGAATGAAAAAAGATGGTATCGACTATCAAAATGCTGGTGAAAACTTAGCTTATGGGCAACAAAGTAGTATTTTTGCGCATGAAGGTCTAATGAATTCAGAAGGACATAGAAAAAATATCTTACAAACTAATTTTAAAAATTTAGGTGTAGGGGTAAGTTTCAACGAAGAGAGACAACCATTCTGGACTGAAGATTATACAAGTTAA
- the guaC gene encoding GMP reductase, protein MKIFDYEDVQLIPNKCIVKSRSECDTSVQFGPRRFKLPVVPANMQTVMNEKLAEWFAENDYFYIMHRFDEEARIPFIKKMQDKGLFASISVGVKDKEYDFVKEIAEEGLKPEYITIDIAHGHSEQVINMIHQIKSYLPETFVIAGNVGTPEGVRELENAGADATKVGIGPGRVCITKIKTGFGTGGWQLAAINHCSKAARKPIIADGGIRTHGDIAKSIRFGASMVMVGSLFAAHEESPGETVELDGKLYKEYFGSASEFQKGEHKNVEGKKMFVEHKGTLADTLTEMQQDLQSSISYAGGKDLGSLRKVDYVIVRNSIFNGDRD, encoded by the coding sequence ATGAAGATATTTGATTACGAAGATGTTCAATTAATTCCAAATAAATGTATTGTGAAGAGTCGTTCAGAATGTGACACAAGTGTACAATTTGGTCCAAGAAGATTCAAATTACCAGTTGTACCAGCGAATATGCAAACAGTTATGAATGAAAAATTAGCTGAGTGGTTTGCTGAGAACGATTATTTCTACATTATGCATCGCTTTGATGAAGAAGCAAGAATTCCATTTATTAAAAAAATGCAAGATAAAGGTTTGTTCGCCTCTATTTCAGTAGGTGTTAAAGATAAAGAATATGATTTCGTTAAAGAGATAGCTGAAGAAGGCTTAAAACCTGAGTATATTACAATAGATATAGCACACGGTCATTCAGAACAAGTGATTAATATGATTCATCAAATTAAATCTTATTTACCAGAAACTTTTGTTATTGCAGGTAACGTAGGTACGCCAGAAGGTGTCAGAGAACTTGAGAATGCTGGCGCTGATGCTACAAAAGTAGGTATTGGTCCTGGGCGTGTATGTATTACTAAAATTAAAACTGGTTTCGGTACAGGCGGTTGGCAATTAGCTGCAATTAATCACTGCAGCAAAGCAGCACGTAAACCGATTATTGCTGATGGCGGAATCAGAACACATGGTGATATTGCTAAATCTATTCGTTTCGGTGCTTCAATGGTTATGGTCGGATCATTATTTGCAGCACACGAAGAATCACCTGGAGAAACAGTTGAATTAGATGGCAAACTTTATAAAGAGTATTTCGGCAGTGCCTCTGAATTCCAAAAAGGCGAACATAAAAATGTTGAAGGTAAAAAGATGTTTGTAGAACATAAAGGAACATTAGCTGATACGTTGACTGAAATGCAACAAGACTTACAAAGTTCAATTTCATATGCAGGCGGAAAAGATTTAGGTTCATTAAGAAAAGTAGATTATGTGATTGTAAGAAATTCTATTTTTAACGGTGATAGAGACTAA
- the rpsN gene encoding 30S ribosomal protein S14, translating to MAKKSKVVKEQKREELVAKYYAKRQELKAKGDYEALQKLPRDSSPTRLTRRCKVTGRPRGVMRKFEMSRIAFREHAHKGQIPGVKKASW from the coding sequence ATGGCCAAAAAATCAAAAGTTGTTAAAGAACAAAAACGAGAAGAACTCGTTGCTAAATATTATGCAAAACGTCAAGAATTGAAAGCTAAAGGTGATTACGAAGCATTACAAAAATTGCCAAGAGATTCATCACCAACACGCTTAACTCGTAGATGTAAAGTAACTGGCAGACCTCGTGGCGTAATGAGAAAATTCGAAATGTCACGTATTGCTTTCAGAGAACATGCGCATAAAGGACAAATTCCAGGCGTTAAAAAAGCAAGCTGGTAA
- the rpmG gene encoding 50S ribosomal protein L33 — MRVNVTLACTECGDRNYITTKNKRNNPERIELMKYCPRLKKYTLHRETK, encoded by the coding sequence TTGCGCGTAAACGTAACTTTAGCTTGCACAGAATGCGGCGACCGTAATTATATTACTACTAAAAACAAACGTAACAATCCTGAACGTATTGAATTAATGAAATATTGTCCAAGATTAAAAAAATATACATTACACCGCGAAACTAAATAA
- a CDS encoding amino acid permease, whose product MDENKMNRGLSSRHISMIAIGGAIGTGLFIATGGVISQAGPGGAILAYALIGIMLYFLMSSVGELATFYPVSGSFSSYSARFIDPSLGFTAGWLYWAIWSLVTSVDTIIASNVLYYWDTFKFFSPLTWSLIFITLLLLLNIFTVRAFGEAEFWLSAIKVITIIVFIIVGILTIFGILGGHTYGLKNFTTGEAPFVGGISGFLSVLLVAGFSVGGTEVVAVTAGESDNPEKSMPSAIKSVFWRILLFYILSIAVISAILPYTDPLLLNKSESVAQSPFTIVFDRVGIAFAASVINAVILTSLLSAANSGIYTTSRMLFSLSNDKQAPKFLSYLHPKTKLPLPAILTTYLIVVAVIIIANFYADTVFTLLGIIGQLVIFIWAAAVCAQIRLRQGIKAQGLDASKVLPYKAPLYPLGPIIVLVTLIFLLVGGSFENIVNLSVGGLTKDFLPIIILATIYLLHKSVKKTKYVRLKEMDLRNFKAFNKVNKK is encoded by the coding sequence ATGGATGAAAACAAAATGAACAGGGGGCTCAGTTCCCGGCATATATCAATGATTGCTATCGGTGGAGCAATCGGTACCGGCCTCTTTATTGCTACTGGAGGAGTTATTTCTCAAGCTGGTCCAGGTGGAGCTATTCTTGCCTATGCATTAATTGGAATTATGCTGTACTTCTTAATGTCATCAGTCGGTGAATTGGCAACGTTTTACCCAGTTTCCGGGTCTTTCAGTTCTTATTCAGCTCGCTTCATCGATCCATCTCTCGGTTTCACAGCAGGATGGTTATATTGGGCGATTTGGTCACTTGTAACTAGCGTCGATACTATTATCGCATCTAACGTACTTTATTATTGGGATACTTTTAAATTCTTTTCTCCATTAACTTGGAGCTTAATATTCATTACTTTATTATTATTATTAAACATTTTTACAGTCAGAGCTTTTGGTGAAGCTGAATTCTGGTTATCAGCCATTAAAGTTATCACTATTATTGTCTTTATTATTGTTGGTATTTTAACGATATTCGGAATTCTAGGCGGCCACACTTACGGCTTGAAAAACTTCACTACAGGAGAAGCGCCATTTGTAGGTGGTATATCAGGGTTCTTAAGTGTTTTACTCGTTGCTGGTTTCTCAGTCGGGGGCACTGAAGTCGTCGCTGTGACAGCCGGAGAATCTGATAATCCTGAAAAATCTATGCCAAGTGCCATCAAATCTGTATTTTGGAGAATATTGTTATTCTATATTCTCTCAATAGCTGTTATTTCAGCTATTTTACCTTATACAGATCCTCTACTATTAAACAAAAGTGAATCAGTTGCCCAAAGTCCTTTCACAATTGTTTTTGATAGAGTCGGCATCGCTTTTGCGGCATCTGTCATCAATGCTGTTATATTGACTTCGTTGTTATCAGCAGCTAATTCAGGTATCTATACGACAAGCCGTATGTTATTCTCACTCAGCAACGACAAACAAGCACCGAAATTCTTAAGTTATCTGCATCCCAAAACAAAATTACCGCTTCCTGCAATTCTGACAACTTATCTCATTGTAGTAGCCGTAATTATCATTGCTAATTTCTATGCCGATACCGTCTTTACTTTATTAGGAATTATCGGCCAGTTGGTTATTTTTATCTGGGCCGCTGCAGTATGTGCGCAAATCAGATTACGTCAAGGCATAAAAGCTCAAGGTTTAGATGCTAGCAAGGTGCTCCCTTATAAAGCGCCTTTATATCCATTAGGACCTATTATTGTGTTAGTAACACTTATTTTCTTATTAGTCGGAGGTTCTTTCGAAAATATTGTGAATCTAAGTGTCGGCGGTTTAACGAAAGACTTCTTGCCTATCATCATTCTGGCAACGATTTATCTTCTGCATAAAAGTGTGAAGAAAACGAAATATGTACGCTTGAAAGAAATGGACTTAAGAAACTTTAAAGCGTTCAACAAAGTGAATAAAAAATAA
- a CDS encoding Cof-type HAD-IIB family hydrolase, whose product MTKYEMIVMDMDDTLLTSDNEVSPKTAQYLMNLQEQGYHVVLASGRPTEGMLPIAKSLKLNEHDSYVISYNGGRTTRVKDDELEDEQSVSKQDFDKIVDYCRENGLFILTYQDGHIIYEGEHEYMNIESELTGLPMKKVDDVKTFIQNPVPKAMGVDYVPHIEEIFQSLNGKFNDNVDVTTSKPYFLEFMAHGVSKGNALKALCRKVDVDISQTIAFGDSLNDYSMIEEAGYSVAMGNAKAELKEIADDVTLDHDSDGIVVALEKILK is encoded by the coding sequence ATGACTAAATACGAAATGATTGTAATGGATATGGACGATACTTTGTTAACTTCTGATAACGAGGTCAGTCCGAAAACAGCTCAATATTTAATGAATCTTCAAGAGCAAGGTTATCATGTCGTACTTGCTTCAGGCAGACCGACAGAAGGAATGCTGCCGATTGCAAAGTCGCTTAAACTGAACGAGCATGATAGTTACGTTATCAGTTATAATGGCGGCAGAACGACGCGCGTGAAAGATGATGAGCTTGAAGACGAACAAAGTGTTTCTAAGCAAGATTTTGATAAAATTGTAGATTATTGCAGAGAAAATGGCCTGTTTATCTTAACTTATCAAGATGGGCATATTATTTACGAAGGGGAACACGAATATATGAATATTGAGTCAGAACTGACTGGATTGCCTATGAAAAAAGTCGATGATGTGAAGACGTTTATTCAAAACCCCGTTCCAAAAGCAATGGGAGTAGATTACGTTCCTCATATTGAAGAAATTTTTCAAAGTTTAAATGGAAAATTCAATGACAATGTAGATGTCACAACGAGTAAACCTTATTTCTTAGAATTTATGGCACATGGAGTGTCAAAAGGTAATGCTTTAAAAGCATTATGCCGTAAAGTGGATGTAGACATTTCGCAAACGATTGCTTTCGGAGATAGTTTGAATGATTATTCTATGATTGAAGAAGCGGGTTATTCAGTGGCTATGGGTAATGCTAAAGCAGAATTAAAAGAGATTGCAGATGATGTTACACTGGATCATGATTCAGATGGTATTGTAGTCGCATTAGAAAAAATATTGAAATAA